A region of Diceros bicornis minor isolate mBicDic1 chromosome 31, mDicBic1.mat.cur, whole genome shotgun sequence DNA encodes the following proteins:
- the LOC131395255 gene encoding uncharacterized protein LOC131395255 isoform X3, with translation MDAECKILKNFSSPCTVISVLQKTSICHLKNTWGKFPGGAFHVCPPEINPQRVQEKEQQQQQLQPVLPAGSPDLVGQQNIQGQEEPAIIKFRAPRPQYRAPYQWPITASSSVAGTQLGSLRCTGPAPPT, from the exons atggatgca gagtgcaagatcctgaagaacttctcctcgccctgcactgtcatctctgttctgcagaaaacatccatatgccacctgaagaacacatgggggaagtttcctg gaggggccttccacgtttgccccccggaaatcaacccccagagggtgcaggagaaggagcagcagcagcagcag ctacagcctgtcctgcctgctggatccccagatctagttggccagcagaatattcaaggccaagaagagccggccatcatcaagttcaggg cccccaggccccaataccgagccccataccagtggccgatcacagcctcatcctcagtagccgggacacagctgggaagcttgcgatgcaccgggccagctcctcccacctga
- the LOC131395255 gene encoding ral guanine nucleotide dissociation stimulator-like isoform X2, whose product MWTQSWGVAMLGDTPPVPQELFRKVVPSQCLGSTWGKRNKPSNEHLAHTVRATIDHFRRVASLVITTCLGDPSMMAQDRECKILKNFSSPCTVISVLQKTSICHLKNTWGKFPGGAFHVCPPEINPQRVQEKEQQQQQGNEINLKKGTEVSSCGTPCRGGEGGGNQRPSGQNSPWFHPLYLTLSGRLR is encoded by the exons atgtggacacagagctggggtgtggcaatgttgggtgacactccccctgttccccaggagctcttccggaaggtggtgccctctcagtgcctgggctccacctggggcaagaggaacaagcccagcaatgagcacctggcacacaccgtccgggccaccatcgaccacttcagaagggtggccagcctcgtcatcaccacctgcctcggggacccgagcatgatggcccaggacagg gagtgcaagatcctgaagaacttctcctcgccctgcactgtcatctctgttctgcagaaaacatccatatgccacctgaagaacacatgggggaagtttcctg gaggggccttccacgtttgccccccggaaatcaacccccagagggtgcaggagaaggagcagcagcagcagcag gggaatgagatcaaccttaagaaagggactgaggtgagcagctgtggcactccctgcaggggaggggaaggaggtggaaatcagagaccctctgggcagaacagtccctggttccaccccctgtatcttacattgagtggaagacttcgataa
- the LOC131395255 gene encoding ral guanine nucleotide dissociation stimulator-like isoform X1, with product MWTQSWGVAMLGDTPPVPQELFRKVVPSQCLGSTWGKRNKPSNEHLAHTVRATIDHFRRVASLVITTCLGDPSMMAQDRECKILKNFSSPCTVISVLQKTSICHLKNTWGKFPGGAFHVCPPEINPQRVQEKEQQQQQLQPVLPAGSPDLVGQQNIQGQEEPAIIKFRAPRPQYRAPYQWPITASSSVAGTQLGSLRCTGPAPPT from the exons atgtggacacagagctggggtgtggcaatgttgggtgacactccccctgttccccaggagctcttccggaaggtggtgccctctcagtgcctgggctccacctggggcaagaggaacaagcccagcaatgagcacctggcacacaccgtccgggccaccatcgaccacttcagaagggtggccagcctcgtcatcaccacctgcctcggggacccgagcatgatggcccaggacagg gagtgcaagatcctgaagaacttctcctcgccctgcactgtcatctctgttctgcagaaaacatccatatgccacctgaagaacacatgggggaagtttcctg gaggggccttccacgtttgccccccggaaatcaacccccagagggtgcaggagaaggagcagcagcagcagcag ctacagcctgtcctgcctgctggatccccagatctagttggccagcagaatattcaaggccaagaagagccggccatcatcaagttcaggg cccccaggccccaataccgagccccataccagtggccgatcacagcctcatcctcagtagccgggacacagctgggaagcttgcgatgcaccgggccagctcctcccacctga